From Aspergillus fumigatus Af293 chromosome 3, whole genome shotgun sequence, a single genomic window includes:
- a CDS encoding cytochrome P450: MSDPNTTAVRPVPRVGFATIVLGLIVLGILRWAYACYKWNQKYKLPARVPGIPILGNSLQVPAVQQGPWAKDLAAKYGEMYVGVPFPSLPSREDVELKHKRNRFTCQFGGSTWVFLNSSRVVKDLLEKRAAIYNSRPPFPMTQDIISRGGRIVLMPYGERWRLVRRVMHQILSVTNQPMFQPFQDLESRQLFWDYLHKPDRWFAANGRYANSVIMSVVFGRRSLLDDPDVAELFETIELFLAEQQPGGESGGCVPGAGELAPVLAVVAAAGRSGFSRRPSSRQTGTTNPRRYEAKMLRGEFLASKEITQMDEVTKLFVFGSLMEAGSDTSRVTLGQIIAGAITYPDWVTRAREQLDRVCGAHAERLPGWDDRPRLPYITAVVKEGFRWRPNIAEIGAPTVLIKDDEYEGSRFPKGTVFTWNAWAIALSPDEYEQPERFWPDRFLNEDLENALKGHGAFGPGMVLRNHCRKQLHFPANQMTGRRVCAGWKVGETNVWIAIARLLYCFDFHPVPGQPIDTMRIPQLAGNAASFAARVSVRSPAHAELIRRECAEAVKTQY, translated from the exons ATGAGTGACCCCAACACCACAGCCGTCCGGCCCGTCCCCCGGGTCGGGTTCGCGACTATTGTCCTTGGACTGATTGTCCTTGGTATCCTCCGCTGGGCATATGCGTGCTACAAATGGAACCAGAAGTACAAGTTGCCGGCGCGCGTCCCCGGAATCCCCATTCTAGGAAACAGTCTGCAGGTTCCTGCCGTTCAGCAAGGGCCATGGGCCAAAGATCTGGCTGCCAAGTATGGCGAAATGTATGTGGGCGTTCCCTTTCCTAGCCTCCCGTCTCGCGAGGATGTCGAGCTCAAGCACAAGCGTAACAGGTTCACTTGTCAGTTTGGCGGAAGCACGTGGGTCTTTCTGAACTCCTCGCGGGTGGTGAAAGACCTTCTCGAGAAGCGCGCCGCGATCTATAACTCCCGGCCGCCCTTTCCCATGACCCAGGACATTATCTCGCGCGGGGGCCGGATCGTGCTGATGCCGTATGGGGAGCGATGGCGCCTGGTCCGACGGGTCATGCACCAGATCCTCAGCGTCACGAACCAGCCCATGTTCCAGCCCTTCCAGGATCTCGAGTCCCGGCAGCTTTTCTGGGACTACCTCCATAAGCCGGACCGGTGGTTCGCGGCCAACGGGCGCTACGCGAACTCGGTGATCATGAGCGTGGTCTTTGGTCGGCGGTCGCTGCTTGACGACCCGGATGTCGCCGAGCTCTTCGAGACGATCGAGCTGTTCCTGGCCGAGCAGCAGCCGGGGGGTGAATCTGGTGGATGCGTTCCCGGTGCTGGCGAACTTGCCCCGGTTCTTGCAGTGGTGGCGGCCGCGGGGCGGAGCGGATTTTCCAGAAGACCGTCCA GTCGACAAACTGGAACAACGAATCCGAGACGGTACGAAGCGAAGATGCTTCGGGGTGAATTCCTGGCGAGCAAAGAAATCACGCAGATGGACGAGGTGACGAAGCTCTTCGTCTTTGGCTCGCTCATGGAGGCCGGAAGCGACACGTCGCGCGTGACGCTTGGCCAGATCATCGCCGGAGCCATCACATACCCGGACTGGGTGACGAGGGCGCGGGAGCAACTGGACCGCGTCTGCGGAGCCCACGCCGAGCGCCTCCCGGGGTGGGATGATCGCCCGCGCCTCCCGTATATCACGGCCGTGGTGAAGGAGGGATTCCGCTGGCGGCCGAACATTGCGGAAATCGGCGCCCCGACGGTGCTGATCAAGGATGACGAGTACGAAGGGTCTCGGTTCCCCAAGGGCACCGTGTTTACTTGGAACGCGTGGGCCATTGCCCTGAGCCCGGATGAGTACGAGCAGCCCGAGCGCTTCTGGCCGGACCGGTTCCTGAATGAAGATCTGGAAAATGCGCTCAAGGGCCATGGGGCATTTGGGCCCGGTATGGTGCTTCGAAATCACTGCAGAAAACAATTACATTTTCCCGCTAACCAGATGACAGGACGCCGGGTATGTGCCGGATGGAAGGTCGGAGAGACAAACGTGTGGATTGCAATTGCTCGGCTGCTATACTGCTTTGACTTTCACCCAGTTCCTGGACAGCCCATTGATACGATGCGGATTCCGCAGTTGGCTGGCAATGCAGCTTCATTCGCGGCGCGAGTTTCTGTACGGAGTCCGGCACACGCAGAACTCATTCGCAGAGAGTGCGCCGAGGCTGTCAAAACTCAGTATTGA
- a CDS encoding FAD-dependent oxidoreductase, protein MLSRQAIPVTVLEAAEQLDTRPRATHYGSPAVYELRRAGVLPDVLAEGFTPGVICWRKLYGTYLAGIDNRIMANDPDQVACLPLGRLGQILLDHLARQPSAEIKWNHRVTGLGQDPDQAWVTVATPTGEVTMQATYIVGCDGANSQIRRSLFGDGVFPGKTWDEQIVATNVYYDFHQFGYEDANFIIHPEHWYMASRITKDGLWRVSYGEKGGLTHEQLAERQPKKFQAMLPGHPTPDQYRLVNFSPYRVHQRLAEKMRVGRFLLAADAAHLCNPFGGLGLTGGIADVGGLYDCLYGLYTGRATPDILDMYDRVRRKKYLEVIDKLSSDNLRRMFETDPDTVIESGSDELFNLCLKAEKDVELAKQLVTGINVIKYDFTQHYSEAGKI, encoded by the exons ATGCTTTCCCGCCAGGCGATCCCGGTCACGGTCTTGGAGGCCGCGGAGCAGCTGGACACCCGGCCACGCGCAACACACTACGGAAGCCCAGCTGTCTACGAGCTCCGTCGCGCAGGAGTCTTGCCCGACGTTCTGGCGGAGGGTTTCACCCCCGGAGTGATCTGCTGGCGAAAACTGTACGGCACCTACTTGGCCGGAATCGACAACCGGATCATGGCCAACGACCCGGACCAAGTCGCCTGTCTTCCCCTGGGCCGCCTCGGCCAGATCCTCTTGGACCATCTTGCACGACAGCCCAGCGCAGAGATCAAATGGAATCATCGTGTTACCGGGCTGGGTCAGGACCCTGACCAGGCATGGGTAACGGTTGCCACCCCAACCGGCGAGGTCACGATGCAAGCCACATATATCGTGGGATGTGATGGGGCAAACTCGCAGATCCGCCGGTCCCTATTTGGGGACGGGGTCTTTCCTGGAAAGACGTGGGACGAGCAGATTGTCGCCACGAATGTCTACTATGATTTCCACCAGTTCGGGTACGAGGATGCCAACTTTATAATCCATCCCGAGCACTGGTACATGGCGTCGCGGATCACAAAGGATGGCTTGTGGCGAGTCTCCTATGGGGAGAAAGGGGGACTGACGCATGAGCAGCTGGCAGAGCGCCAACCGAAGAAATTCCAAGCCATGCTTCCCGGGCACCCAACCCCCGACCAGTACAGACTCGTGAACTTTAGCCCTTATCGGGTTCATCAGCGTCTAGCAGAGAAGATGCGAGTTGGCCGGTTCCTCCTGGCTGCGGACGCCGCTCATCTATGCAACCCCTT TGGAGGGCTCGGCCTCACAGGCGGCATCGCTGATGTTGGCGGGCTCTATGACTGCTTGTATGGCCTATACACCGGCCGGGCGACGCCGGATATCCTTGATATGTACGACCGAGTGCGACGCAAAAAGTACCTGGAGGTCATTGACAAGCTCTCCAGCGACAATCTGCGGCGCATGTTCGAAACTGATCCAGATACCGTGATTGAATCGGGAAGTGATGAGCTTTTCAACCTGTGTCTGAAGGCCGAGAAAGATGTTGAGCTGGCCAAGCAGCTGGTGACAGGAATCAATGTGATCAAATACGACTTCACCCAGCATTATTCAGAGGCGGGGAAGATTTGA